In Leptospira perdikensis, the genomic window CGGGCTGTTGTGAATGTGTATAAAAAAGGGAAATACCATTTGGAAGCAAATTTAAAGGACGAAAAGAATGGGGAGTATGTCGCCTATTCAGTGTATGATGGTGATTTGGTATCTGGTTCTAATGAAGTAGAGTTTACTTTTTATGGTAAAATCCTGCGAGATAAGGATTTGGATGGCCCCTATTTGGCAACATCCTTTCGAGGCCACCGTGTGAATTTACCCATTGATCCGGAATGGTTCAATCAAGGTGCAGAAGGACTTCGTAAAATCCAAGCCGCAAAAACTACGGAACCGGATCGCGAACTTGTCATTCCATACAAAGACGAATACAAAACCAAATATTATAAGGTGGAATCCTTCTCGAATGCAGCATGGGATTCGGCAGACAAACAAAATCGCATTCGTCAAATTAAATCTTTGCAGTAACTTATGTTAGAAAAAGTAAAAAAATTCACAAGAAAGAGACCCTTTGTTAGTCTCTTTCTGCTTTTCATCTTAACTCTTCCGATTACCCTCCATATTTTGTTTTGGGGTCTTGTCGCATTAAAAGCACCGATATACCAAGGAGAGATTGTTTCCGATAAACTGACTTCCAAGGTTACAGTGATCCGTGATGATGCAGGGATTCCGCATATTGTGGCTGGTGATGCCAAGTCCGCCTATTTTGCGCTAGGTTATACAATGGCCCAAGATCGGATTTTTCAAATGGAGTTACAAAGACGCATTGGGAAAGGAGAACTCACTGAGATTTTTGGTGAAAAACTTATCCCTACCGATCAGTTTTTAAAGTCTCTTCTTTTGAAAAAAACGGCAGAAGAATATGCCAACCAAAAAGAGCATATCCATCCAGAAGCCTGGAATCAATTGGATTGGTTTTTGGATGGGGTGAATCATTTTCTCGCCGAAGACAATTTACCAATCGAATATACAATTCTTGGGATTAAACCAAAACCATTTGATCGAGTTGATGCCATTTCCTTCCTATTTTATATGGGTTTTTCTTTTGCGGAAGGGATTAAGTCGGACAGTTTGTACAGTATTATGGAATCGGAGTTAAAGGGTCGTTCTGCTAGTGAGTTGTTTCCTAGGTATGACTTTGAAAAAAACGCTACCATTTTGGAGGCCCAACCTGGTGTTCACAGGTTAGCGAATGTTAAGGATTTCCAAAATTCAAATTCAATCCAAAAACAAACTCAAAACCAACACCAAATTAAAAACCTGGAAAAACAAAATCTAACAAATGGGAAAGAAGTTCTCAATCTAAAACAACTTGTCTCTTTTGTGAATCATCTTCAGTTACCGATTGAGCCTTTGGAAGGAAGTAATTCTTGGCTTGTGGGACCAAGTCGGTCAGAAAGTGGCGGAGCTGTTCTTGCGAATGACCCACACATTGCTCTTTCCAATCCAGGTGCTTGGTATGAAGCTTACATTGAATATCCAGGTTATGAAAACTATGGATACTTTTTATCCATCATTCCTTTCCCTCTCATTGCCCATAACAGAGATAAGGCATGGGGACTCACCATGTTGGAACAAGATGATGTGAATTTGTATATGGAAACCATTGATGGCGGAAAATATAAAAACGGAAGTGGTTGGAAGGATTTAGTTTACTATCGTGATGTGATCCGCAAAAAAGATGGAACGGAAATTCCTTTTGAAGTGGGGATCACAAACCATGGCCCACTCATCACAGAACATATCAAAGGATACAAAGGTAGGCCTGTGAGTTTGTATTGGGCTCACCACCATTTACAAAACCCACTCCTTGATGTACTTTTTCAAATGGGAAAATCAAAATCTTTTACAGAGCTTGATTCTGCATCTTCCATGATTGGCGCTCCTGGGCTTAATTTTAGTTATGCGGACAAAAACGGTAACATTGCCTACTATGCTGTGGGAAGGTTCCCGATTTTAAAGTCAGGCAATCCACGTAAAATTCTAGAGGGTTCTACAGGAGAAAATGATGTAGTAGGTTACGTTCCGGCAAAGAACAATCCTAAGATCATCAATCCTAAAAATGGAATCATAGTAACTGCCAATAACCAAGTGACAAATAAATCATTACCTGGTCTTGGAAAACCAGAAGGGAACTGGCAGCCACCAGATCGTTTTCAAAGGTTAGTTGGGATTTTGGAAACAAAGGAAAAGTGGAGTTTGGAGGACTTAGCAGCCATCCAAAACGATACGGTTTCTTCTTTTGCACCGGAGTATTTGGATTTGGTTTTGAATACTGTGAAAGAGGCTAAAACACCTAACGGGAAAAAGGTTTTAGGAATTTTGAAAAACTGGAACTTTGAACATTTTCCCGAATCACAAGGGGCGGCTGTTTACGATGTATTCTTTTATATTACTCTTCGAGAGTTGTTAATTGATGAAATGGGTCCCGCCAATTTTGAGTTATATGGTGATATGGCTGAATATTGGACGGCATATCGTCATTTTGTACGTAACCCAGACTCGAACTTTTGGGATGACCTGCGAACTGAAGGGATTATCGAATCAAGAGAAGACATTTTGAAACGTTCCATTGACGAAACAGGAAGATATTTAGAAGAACATCTATCTTCTTCTCCAAGCCTTTGGACTTGGAAAAATCTGTATAAAATTAAACACCCTCATCCACTTGGCGTATTGCCTTTGATAGGTGGAATATTTAATATTGGCCCACTTCCATCTGCCGGAGGAGCCGAGGTTGTGAATAATTTAAAATACAAATTAATGAAAGAAGATTGGACGGCTACTGCTGGACCCTCGAAAAGACGTGTCATCGATTACGGTCGTTTTGAAGAGTCGGTCACCCAACTTCCCATTGGAAATAGTGGAAACCTTGCAAGTCCCTTTTATGGAAACTTAGTGGACGATTACATCAATGGGGTTCATCGAAAGATTTTGTATTCGAAAGAACAAGTGGGCGAGGGTAGGTTCCGTTTGGAATTTAAACCTCGCTAAATTTCTAAAATTTCCCCGCTGTCCGGCGGGGGATTTCTGTTTTTCTTCTCCCAAGTATTCTCTTTTGGTCGATCCTTAAATCAGATGTTCCGTTCCTTATTATTCAGTACATTCCTTGTGACGGCAACCTTTGCCCAATCCTCTTCGGATCGGTTGGCTTTCGCTTTCCGTAGCCAGGCTTCCCTTGACCCACTTCGAATGATAGTTGTCGGTGAGGTTGTGGGAATTGAAAAAGCCAGTTATTACGAAGTGGATACTCTTTCCCAAGAATTAGAAGTGGATACTAGACCGGATACAGTAACCATCAAAGTGGCTGATCCCAAAGGTATTCGTGTGGGACAAATTTTGTATCTTTTAGAAAAGAACCAAGACCACAAAACATTCCGTGATGGAAATATTGTGGGTATGATAACTGTAAAATCAGTATACC contains:
- a CDS encoding penicillin acylase family protein translates to MLEKVKKFTRKRPFVSLFLLFILTLPITLHILFWGLVALKAPIYQGEIVSDKLTSKVTVIRDDAGIPHIVAGDAKSAYFALGYTMAQDRIFQMELQRRIGKGELTEIFGEKLIPTDQFLKSLLLKKTAEEYANQKEHIHPEAWNQLDWFLDGVNHFLAEDNLPIEYTILGIKPKPFDRVDAISFLFYMGFSFAEGIKSDSLYSIMESELKGRSASELFPRYDFEKNATILEAQPGVHRLANVKDFQNSNSIQKQTQNQHQIKNLEKQNLTNGKEVLNLKQLVSFVNHLQLPIEPLEGSNSWLVGPSRSESGGAVLANDPHIALSNPGAWYEAYIEYPGYENYGYFLSIIPFPLIAHNRDKAWGLTMLEQDDVNLYMETIDGGKYKNGSGWKDLVYYRDVIRKKDGTEIPFEVGITNHGPLITEHIKGYKGRPVSLYWAHHHLQNPLLDVLFQMGKSKSFTELDSASSMIGAPGLNFSYADKNGNIAYYAVGRFPILKSGNPRKILEGSTGENDVVGYVPAKNNPKIINPKNGIIVTANNQVTNKSLPGLGKPEGNWQPPDRFQRLVGILETKEKWSLEDLAAIQNDTVSSFAPEYLDLVLNTVKEAKTPNGKKVLGILKNWNFEHFPESQGAAVYDVFFYITLRELLIDEMGPANFELYGDMAEYWTAYRHFVRNPDSNFWDDLRTEGIIESREDILKRSIDETGRYLEEHLSSSPSLWTWKNLYKIKHPHPLGVLPLIGGIFNIGPLPSAGGAEVVNNLKYKLMKEDWTATAGPSKRRVIDYGRFEESVTQLPIGNSGNLASPFYGNLVDDYINGVHRKILYSKEQVGEGRFRLEFKPR